The segment GGCTGCTGGCTGATCCCCCGTCTCATCCGCTAACGACGCGGGGGCCACAACGGTGGTCTCAGTCTGCGTCGCCTCCATCGAGGCACCGGTTCCCGCCCCGGACGCTGGGGAGGGCTCGGCCAGATCCTCTGGCACCACCGGTTGAGGGGGCCCCTCGGATTCGACCCccgacgccttctccccctccTGAGGACCCACAGGGGCTGAACCCTCACAAGGggcgctgtcctcgtcatctaCAATGATGTGGGGGACGACCTGTCCGCCCCCCGGCGCCTGGGTCCCCTCAGGGGCCTCCGACCCACCTCGGGCTTTTGACCCCTCTGGGGCCTCAATCCCCCCGCCGGCAGGATGGATCACGTCATCCTCTTCCGCCAGCTCGTCGAGCCAGTCGGCGTTATCTCCTCCACCCTCTATCACTGAGACCGAAGTCTCAGGAGAGGGAggcggggcgacccccgccttctcggctttGCGGCGGTTCTTAGAGGAGATCTCCCGCCTCTCCGCCCTTCGCGCCGCCTTGGCTTTCTTGTCCTCCTTTGCCTTTTTCTGTTCCTCATTCCAAGCCCTATTCTTCgcccggatctccttgtcctcagGGATTGGGGGTAGGGAGTCCCTGACGAGCCCCATCCCCTATGAAACAAGCAGATAAAAGGGGAGTCAGGCAAAAGAAAAAAACGGCCACAAGGAATCGAAATGAAAGACACCTTCTTACCAAggaaatgtagcccttttcagggcgcatcgaCACCACCCGGGAATTCTTCATCTCCGGGTGCGTCGTCTTCTCCACCCGGGCGGTGATGTCCGATGCCGATATCGGCTTGGCTAACATGTTCGTCCCAGCCCAGGGGACGTCCCGAGTCATCTCGAACATGAGCACCCGacgctgcgccagcggaagcaggctcctcttgtggaacgctattgccaccgtggccgcggtaACTCGGGCATCCCGCAGCTTCTGAAGCCCCGCAAGAAGCGGGGCaagcttcttctgctcctctgatggagcaccccacgcccacttctggggggcctccgtcaccatcttcccggtgaACTTCGGCAGGAGACCACCgtcattccggaggtagaaccacgcGCTCTGCCAACCCCGGTTTGACGAGGGCATCGAGCTCCAGATGTACAACCCGGCCCGCTGCTAACGAAGCTGCAACGTGCAGCCGCCGGCTCGCAGGGGGAACTTCTCCTTCCCCACGTAACGGGCcgacatctccgccttgaagaggtgaagccagaggttccaattGACAGGAACCCCCAGGAATCCCTCACAAACCGTGGCgaagacggcggcctgcatcaccaagttgggattcaggttgtgcagctccacctcgtagtagtggaggatcGCCCTGATCAGACGACCGGCCGGAAtcccgaacccccggtctaagaacgacaggaagcaaaccacatagcccagtggcgggtttggctccctgtcgttcacCGAAGGAACGATCCACTCCGAGAACTCGACGTCCTTAAGAGGACGGAGAATCTCGGCCTTCACACGCGCCTCCAGCGCAGACTTGGTCACATTGCAGGGTGGCCACGCCTCAACGCCGGCCATGGTTTCGGGTGGAGAAGGAGCGTCTGCGCGGCGgaagtggagaagatggcggcaGAAGAAAAGGCAGGAGGCAAGGACTTTTTTGCGCAGGAGCGAGAGGAAAGAAACCAAGCCCCCAGCggccgcttttatagaaggggcACGCCACGACCCCGCCGCTCGCGCAGAAGGCCAAGCAGGAAGGAGAGCAATCGTCGCCCACTCCTCGCcaggtgaaaaactcgaagcgccaactccctccgattcccacgcccgccgcacgcgcgcatttatttcacagacaAAACGTCCCATCCAGCCAGGGCAAAacggcacggccgtttcgagtccccacgcgccccgcctcaaaaggtgcgccttGAAAAGTcatgtcagggcggttccttccagggcAAGCGGCGCCCGACCTCCCGCTGACCTGGCGTCGCAGCAGGGTCTCCGTCGGGCGCGGTTttctgtctcgcccgaccccatcaAGACCCCAAGCAAAGTTGCAAGGCGGTTTCCCGTCGGGCGCAGATTtagtctcgcccgaccccaacaCTACAGAACAAGTTTCAAAAAAGCCTTTCGAGgcccaaaatccccaggccatggccacctacgttccaaaggttgcgagactgacctgcaacacaggttcgaacagtcgcctcaagatgactgagcgagggatgactgaagatgagcacaatagaggccaggGTCCGAGCCTCATagggagtcggcgcatctttacaagtcatacccgagacccatgcgggtgtcacgtgagtgggatcccatcgagggaggcatcgagcccttggaacctaacgaacggttccgacatccaccgtgactgccctcgggtactttttgagatgtgcccatagggccactagccgacccctatcgaatggggCTCGGACATCCGCTTGGATCTACCCGCCTGCAGCTCCCGGGAAGCGTCgtcactcgcccatcgagggtagtacggcacgacccacccctccttcgagcgaaaggaagaatgagggacgtaattacaagacgagaaagaacccgatcgacccttgcggggaaagggctcgggggcttcctcgcaccatgggaacaggcactacgtgtaaagaacacgcaacctatccctcaaAATACTCCAGACTATAGCTGtcaggggtaaaagcctttgaaggaataacaccattcctccaaaaggctcgggggctacacccggcgggtgcgctcgcgcgcaccctccggaaaaaagtaaaaaaaaagctCTCAGTCAACATTAGTCCCTTGGAAAAAGAACCTTTGaagaggtgacctcaccccttcagaggctcgggggctactgttgggtaccataaaaagggatacccaaatcagagcaataaaaacgCAATAAACAAAGCATACTAACCACAATTACCGGGGCACGGCCCCCAGCTTAtttgacccctcagggcctcggacgcaagttccgactcacccgacccctcagggacacggacgcaagttccgactcgcccgacccgtcagggcctcggacgcaagttccgattcGACCGACCccgcagggccacggacgcaagttccgactcgcccgacccctcagggcctcggacgcaagttccgactcgcccgacccctcagggtctcggacgcaagttccaactcgcccgacccctcagggtctcggacgcaagttccgactcgcccgacccctcagggtctcggacgcagGTTCCGTCTCGCTCGATCCCTTCTGGGCTCAGGCGCCGGACCCCGCTCCACCAGGTCAACAAGACTTCCACcatacggcgcccgtacccccaaagtgacaagcgcgatgactctcataccgcagcagggcagggtgccaactgttccaaccaccctggtcactgtggccttacctctttcactatgcatccttacctctttcactgtggcgtactgcctcacagtagaaaggaaatgggggaggttaatcagcaccactatttgaggtcttttcccactattgacaggatgtgcagcagtgccggcgatccgacccccacgacccctacagggcttggtaaccctctacaggagcagccatgctgtcaaccatctctcaaggacgagatggaccagcttcaacagggtcgggactgtagtttcaccattcaacagaagaaatctactcatgtaaatacctgtcttcccttgaggctataaaaggggagccagggttcacaactaAGGACAGGTTCAGAAGGATCACACACACTACCGCCacactctttcacagagcagcgatcaccactctgtccaccactaagccgagacctgggacctagccctctctcgcaaccagcttgtaccccctactacaagcacctttgggtgcaaggttatacagaatccacaaccacactggacgtagggcattcttggcccgaaccagtataaaccctctgtgtctcacttgcatcaccatccaagcttgggtagtcacgcagacttatacttgttagtgcctagaccacgagtctagacgccgacaaatAGTTCCACGAAAGACGTGTGGACACTTCTTGTTTCTACCTTTTCATTTAGAAAATGGCTCAAGATAAGGTGATGACATGAGGAGCTGTTTTACTGCTTAAGCATGCGTCGGATGGGGTATACATAGCATACGAAGTGCATGTAGATGGCAACAAGGATGAGACAATAACTTTAGGAAAATCCATCTAGCTCCAGCATGCGGGAATCATTCTCCCTGTTTGCATTCGAGCTAAATTGTTGTATGCTGCAGCCTTTTTACAGTACTAACCTAATGTGAAAAATCCTGTCGAACACATCAGGATGTCCATAGTGAAATCGTACCCTGAAAGTATTGCTCCCTCATTTAATTATTTTATGCAACATAAGATTGTTTTATTTTGaagtcaaattttaaaaatcaaTAACTAATCGAGTTCTATAAAAGTTTAGGATGACTTCTTTTAGCTACAACTAAAGATAACCATGCAGCCCGCGGCCCAGTATCCCGACCCACGGTACGAGAGACCAGGCACACGACGCGGCCAGGGCATGACTACCTGAAATGGTGTAGGCACGCTGAGTGGTCACCCTGGCGGCCTGGCCTGCTTAACAGCCCAACAACTTTTTGCAAATAAAAAAAGCCCATCGGGTATCACGGGTCGTGCTTCTCGAGCCGACACTGCATGAAAATCAGCCCACGGCCCAAGGCACCGGGTTGTGCCGTGCCAGGCTGTGCTAGCCCGTTGGCCATATATCCCAACAACTTCATGCTTACAACACTTTAGCAATGGTTCGATGCACCACGCTAATCTGATGCCTCTACCCGCTATGCTCAGTCAAAGAGCCATATGTTGCCTTCTCGTGATGCCTTTCTCGCGGTGCCACCTCACATCGTGCGCACTTGCTCGATGGGACACACACTATCTTGGATTCAAAGTGCCAGGAAAAGATTGGTTCCTTGGCTAGCTTTGCTGCCCTTGCCTTGCTAGACCTAGCAAACCTTGCTAGGAGTACTGAGCCAAATTGGCTCACTTGACTTAGTAAGGATAATCCTAGAAAATACAGGCCCCAAGATAACCTAGCTAAGAAGGTAGCGCGACCTTGATTTTTTCTAAGCACCAGCCAAAGATCCAAGCATGCCCTCAAATTTGAGAGAAGAGAGCATAGATGGAAAGAAATTAATAGGGTGTTTGGATTGAGGAACCACTCCATACTAAATGAGATGGTGCATGTCCCAAGATAACCTAGCTAAGAAGGTAGTGCGACCTTTGATTTTTTGTAAGCACCAACCAAAGATCCAAAGCATGCCCTCAAAAATGAGGGGATATATAGAACATAGATGGAAATAAATTAAtagggtgtttggtttgaggaacCACTCCATAGTAAATGAGATGGTGCATCATGAGTTGATTACTCAAAATTGGTGGAATGGCTCTATTCCTCATACTAGTATTAATTATTGACTTATGAGGAACGAGATGGTGATACATCAACCTATTTCATTCCATAAACCAATCAAATAAAGTAAGAAATGAGTAGATGATGGACTAACCCATTCTTTaaaccaaacaccctctaaAGAAGAGAGCATAGACGGTTAGAGAGAGTGTAGAGACaaaagagagagggagagcgGTTGCtaggaatggagagagaataaaGTTGAGGTTATGTCATGACGGCTAAGCTGGGTGGGTTTTTTTAATGAGCCTTAGGTTTTTCAAAGGTGACCCATCTAATAAGGTTGCATATGTAAAATGTCTTTATTCATAGAAACAATTCATTTAAGTGGCCGAtctctaaattttttttctttaagaTGGTAGCTGTCTTCGAGTTTTGAAATGATTTATGTAGTGGTAAGCTAAAAATGGTACttctaaaaataaaattcaCGGTCTCTTAAAACAACTTTTATAATAATGTATATGTATATTGGCAAATTGCTTCGTTACAAGAGTACATAGCGTACATGAACGAGCTTTGATATGCATTATCACATATGGGtaattggccttgtttagttcccaaaaagttttgcaaaattttttagattgctcgtcacatcgaatctttagtcgtatgcatggagtatcaaatata is part of the Sorghum bicolor cultivar BTx623 chromosome 10, Sorghum_bicolor_NCBIv3, whole genome shotgun sequence genome and harbors:
- the LOC110431165 gene encoding skin secretory protein xP2-like, whose protein sequence is MTRDVPWAGTNMLAKPISASDITARVEKTTHPEMKNSRVVSMRPEKGYISLGMGLVRDSLPPIPEDKEIRAKNRAWNEEQKKAKEDKKAKAARRAERREISSKNRRKAEKAGVAPPPSPETSVSVIEGGGDNADWLDELAEEDDVIHPAGGGIEAPEGSKARGGSEAPEGTQAPGGGQVVPHIIVDDEDSAPCEGSAPVGPQEGEKASGVESEGPPQPVVPEDLAEPSPASGAGTGASMEATQTETTVVAPASLADETGDQPAAPSNSGGPQGAPSSQKKAAPRASRKQKAPSVMLAPLKVVKRGAQSTPGSARPMSPPPPSCEVGERHQGQGMGAPMPQGPEETALAPGAAPPPEDAGLGGAVRPAHAEEGRAIVASSAAPEAPTAGGQGDARWGKSPVFWPNLDGAEGGARFVLDDPSENYLWQGLDACGRASIEAINRASQLVSRDMFNLAQALKATSLEKSVFLHRERDVWATYENERAAREAAEGELAKEVGEEGGRDDLYCRGPAKVL